From one Falco biarmicus isolate bFalBia1 unplaced genomic scaffold, bFalBia1.pri scaffold_27, whole genome shotgun sequence genomic stretch:
- the LOC130143375 gene encoding olfactory receptor 14A16-like encodes MSNSSSITQFLLLALADTRELQLLHFWLSLGIYLAALMANGLIITAVVCDHHLHTPMYFFLLNLSLLDLGSISTTLPKAMANSLWDTRDISYSGCAAQLFLIVFFLSAECSLLTVMAYDRSVAICQPLHYGTLLGSRACVHMAAAAWASGFLNSLLQTANTFSLPLCQGNALGQFFCEIPQILKLSCSHTYLREVGLIVSSVLVVFGCFIFIILSYMQIFRAVLRIPSEQGRHKAFSTCLPHLAVISLFLSTGMFAHLKPPSISSPSLDLVVSVLYSVVPPALNPLIYSMRNQELKGAMCKMITGCSSEGIKL; translated from the coding sequence atgtccaacagcagctccatcacccagttcctcctcctggcattggcagacacgcgggagctgcagctcttgcacttctggctctccctgggcatctacctggctgccctcatggccaatGGCCTCATCATCACTGCTGTAGTGTGTGACCACCACCtgcacacccccatgtacttcttcctcctcaacctctccctcctcgacctgggctccatctccaccactctccccaaagccatggccaactccctctgggacaccagggacatctcctactcaggatgtgctgcacagctcttcctgattgtctttttcctttcagcagagtgttctctcctcaccgtcatggcctatgaccgctccgtggccatctgccagcccctgcactacgggaccctgctgggcagcagagcttgtgtccacatggcagcagctgcctgggccagtgggtttctcAACTCCCTCCTACAGACagcaaatactttttcactgccactctgccaaggcaatgccctgggacagttcttctgtgaaatcccacagatcctcaagctctcctgctcacacacctacctcagggaagtggggcttatTGTGTCTAGTGTCTTAGTAGTGTTTgggtgtttcattttcattattctgtcttacatgcagatcttcagggctgtgctgaggatcccctctgagcagggacggcacaaagccttttccacgtgcctccctcacctggccgtgatctccctctttctcagcactggCATGTTTGCCCACCTGAagcccccctccatctcctccccatccctggacctGGTGGTGTCAGTTCTGTACTcggtggtgcctccagcactgaaccccctcatctacagcatgaggaaccaggagctgaagggtgCAATGTGCAAAATGATAACTGGATGTTCTtctgaaggaataaaattatga